One part of the Corynebacterium sp. CNCTC7651 genome encodes these proteins:
- a CDS encoding DUF3263 domain-containing protein, whose protein sequence is MLSDADLAVLDFEARAPRSLGAKEEAIQREFGISAVRYYQRLNVLLDSPDALEARPQLVRRLQRLRDVRL, encoded by the coding sequence ATGCTTTCCGACGCCGACCTCGCCGTCCTCGACTTCGAGGCCCGCGCCCCCCGCTCCCTCGGCGCCAAGGAAGAAGCCATCCAGCGCGAATTCGGCATCTCCGCCGTCCGCTACTACCAGCGCTTGAACGTGCTGCTCGACTCGCCCGATGCGCTCGAGGCCAGGCCCCAGCTGGTCCGGCGTTTGCAACGGCTTCGCGACGTTCGTTTGTAG